Proteins encoded together in one Columba livia isolate bColLiv1 breed racing homer chromosome 3, bColLiv1.pat.W.v2, whole genome shotgun sequence window:
- the SLC30A10 gene encoding calcium/manganese antiporter SLC30A10, translating to MGRYSGKTCRLIFMLVLTGGFFVAELVSGYLGNSIALVSDSFNMLSDIISLCVGLSTGRIARRSSRGPRATYGYSRAEAVGALCNAVFLTALCFTIFVEAILRLARPEPIDDAQLVLIVGTLGLAVNLVGLLVFQDWGGACCRRRRPPDPPSAAATTGEADEAGDSPNDQKSPEEGSEKKKEKKSEALNIRGVLLHVMGDALGSVVVVVAATIFHVLPLGNAPCNWQCYIDPSLTIIMVFIILSSAFPLIKETSIILLQMVPKGVNMQLLTDRLSLVPGVSSLHEVHVWELSGGKNIATLHVKCQTPTDYQDAAYKIRKVFHEAGIHSVTIQPEYIDHKTSQLLCSSPCISTACDSQLCCSQREPPLAKTNGYAEKNNSCFSALHKDDGSSKNDIEIPIEYPGAEDSVKNVKNCDVSADKTRLGSTRL from the exons ATGGGCCGGTACTCGGGGAAGACGTGTCGCCTCATCTTCATGCTGGTGCTGACCGGCGGCTTCTTTGTGGCCGAGCTGGTGTCGGGCTACCTGGGCAACTCCATCGCGCTGGTGTCCGACTCCTTCAACATGCTCTCGGACATCATCTCGCTCTGCGTGGGGCTCTCCACAGGGCGCATCGCCCGGCGCAGCAGCCGCGGCCCCCGCGCCACCTACGGCTACAGCCGCGCCGAGGCGGTGGGAGCCCTGTGCAACGCCGTCTTCCTCACCGCCCTCTGCTTCACCATCTTCGTGGAGGCCATCCTCCGCCTCGCCCGGCCCGAGCCCATCGACGACGCCCAGCTGGTGCTCATCGTCGGCACCCTCGGCCTCGCCGTCAACCTCGTGGGGCTCCTCGTCTTCCAGGACTGGGGGGGCGCCTgttgccgccgccgccgcccgcccgacCCACCGTCCGCCGCCGCCACGACGGGGGAGGCGGATGAAGCAG GTGATTCACCAAATGACCAAAAAAGCCCTGAAGAGGggtctgagaagaaaaaagagaaaaagtctGAAGCCTTGAACATCAGAG GTGTTCTTTTGCATGTTATGGGAGATGCACTTGGATCTGTGGTCGTGGTAGTTGCTGCTACAATCTTCCATGTGCTCCCTCTGGGGAATGCTCCGTGTAACTGGCAGTGCTACATTGACCCAAGCCTGACAATAATTATGGTGTTCATCATCTTGTCTTCTGCATTCCCACTTATCAAGGAGACCTCAATTATTTTGTTGCAGATGGTTCCCAAAGGTGTTAATATGCAACTACTGA cTGACAGACTATCTCTTGTACCAGGGGTTAGCAGCCTTCACGAGGTGCATGTTTGGGAGCTCTCAGGTGGGAAGAATATCGCTACTCTTCATGTCAAGTGCCAAACCCCTACTGATTATCAAGATGCTGCTTATAAAATACGGAAGGTTTTCCATGAAGCAGGGATCCATTCGGTGACCATCCAGCCTGAGTACATTGACCACAAGACCtcccagctcctgtgcagctCCCCTTGCATCTCAACAGCTTGTGActctcagctgtgctgcagccagcGGGAGCCCCCCCTGGCTAAAACTAACGGCTATGCTGAGAAAAACAACAGTTGCTTTTCTGCACTGCATAAAGACGATGGTTCGAGTAAAAATGATATTGAAATCCCTATCGAGTACCCAGGGGCAGAGGATAGTGTTAAAAACGTGAAAAATTGTGATGTGTCTGCTGACAAAACACGGTTGGGCAGTACACGACTTTAG